gataaaaatattgtttttgtcaatggagtctggtggccgttatatcgctctctgcactcacaccagactccattcataaaaacactgattttagctcacaggagctgctgctctgctgctgcctccatcacttagtttgagttactgtgtgactttgttgctttaaaggtttagttcagatccaacacaattgttttttgtcacttttttatAAACTTTGTTGAGATCCTGTAGGAATGATGACGGTTTTATTTAaattgctctgattggtcagtgatcGGGCTGTTATTGGTTAGGTACCACAAGTTATCATGGTGATCAAcactggttaaaaaaaagtgaaccaGCTATGTGATACCACAAAAAAGACACTAATCTTCCAGATCTGATGATGAAATAAACCTTTGACCTCTTTTGTCAGGACGTCCGTTCACCATCACATCAAAAAGGCCTCAAATAAAACCTGCTGCTTTAAAGTATCTGGTTCGGCAGTTTGACGAAATAGTTCTCTAGcttccttttcatttcagcagGATTAGAGGGTTAAATGGAGCAGAGGGACACTGAGTTTGTGCAATAACAGAGCGTCCTCGCTCGCCGTCCTTCGTCCTCCCGACAGCTACGACTTCCCCGAGTGTGACGGAGACCAGATTTCATCCTGAGAGTCTGAGTCCTCCAGGCCAAGCGCCTCCTTCCCGCCGTCTGCTCCGGCACGCGAGGCGGCTCCGTTGATGTCGGTCAGCGGGACGTAGGAGTAGTCCCGACGTTCGGGGAAGcgagccgccgccgccgccaccacgCCGCGACACGCCCGTGCAAGGTGAGCCAGCAGGCTGACGGACAGCAGCGAGGCCAGAGCGAGGGTGGTCAGCAGCCATGTGCGCCTGGGGAGAGAGACAGCTCAGCcaacaaaactacaaacatgGAGGACGCCCCTGAAGTCACAGAGCTCGATGCGGGGCGTAAATAAGGTCCCATCATTTATGATCATCATTAATAAGGGACTTGTCTGCAGCCCTCTGCTCGCTGGCTTCATGTTTCCCCCCTAAACACGGTGcttctctttcctccatctGTGACCAGAGTGCCTGCTCACAAAGCAGAAACCATAGCAACAGCCAACAATTCCTCACTTGCATGTGAAAGGTAAGGAGGCTAATGAATGCGTCCCGTCCTCAGAGTGTCGGCCTTGTTTACATGTGGAGGAGGGatgacgccccccccccccccccccaccccaaactCCAttatcccccccaccccctttgTGTTGGCAGATAACATTTCTCCTGGTTAATCGTCTCACGTCAGAAATGTGACATGCAGCACTGATGGTTCTGATTTTTCATCACCAGCCTCCAGacatttgatgtgttttcaatAATAAATCAGTGGTTTTGAACTTTGAGCCGCCCCGACAGAAAGTAGACCCTcccattagtgtgtgtgtgtgtgtgtgtgtgtgtgtgtgtgtgtgtgtgtgtgtgtgtgtgtgtgtgaacatgcgTGTAAACGTGTCGCAGGCGTATGTAGAACATGTCATAGGATGGACACTTACTCTGTTAGATGAGGCTGCTTTCTGTGGGCTTCTTCATCTCGTCTCCAAGATGTAAACATCTGTTTGGCTAGACAGTGTCCAGctgtggagagggaggaggaggagagggaggaggaggaggaggaggaggagaacaaaaagaggaggagaggaaacaggaggaggagaagaggaaacaggagaggaagcaggaggaggagaggaaggaacaggagaggagggaggagggaggaggagaaggagaggaagcaggaggaggagaagcaggaggagaagaaagaggaggaaaagaggaaacagaaggagaaagaggaggagcaggaaggaggaggaggtgaagaagaaaaagaggatgagaggaaggaggagatggagaaagaggaggaggaagaggagaaggataagaaaaggaagaggagaaggaggaggaggaggaggaggagcaggagaagaggaggagcaggaggaggaggagaagaggaggaggagctgggtTAAGAGGAGGTTTTGCTCTGCTGACTAAGTCTCCCAGTGGAGTCGATGCAGCGCTGCTGTTTGCTCAGACGGCAACAAAGACTGAACTGTTTTTACTTCTGCTCTGAACAAACAGTCAAACATTTACCtaacgtgtacacacacacacacacacacacacacacacacacacacacacacacacacacacacacacacacacacacacactatgtctctctgtctataatgtgggagagaggatgaggaagacgaCGCAAATGAGATGCTGCAGGTAGATAATAGTGATAAAAACAGTCCGCTCATTCAGCTGAATCAGGGAAGTGCACGACccctgtgtgtatatgtgtgtgtgtgtatatgtgtgtgtgtgtgtgtgtgtgtgtgtgtgtgtacctctgtgtaaGGTGTAGTTGGCCTCTCCTTGCAGTGTGGCGTTACAGCTTCCTGTCTGCGGGTCACATGGGCACCGGTCGTCACAGCGACACTCCTGAGCGCAGTTCAGACCAAAGAACCCCAgaggacacactgacacacacacacacacacacacacacacacacacacacacttttaataTATGTAGCTGAATAAAACTGTGAGGGAAGTACAGTTGGTGCAGTACCGAGCGGTTCCTACCTTGTTCACAGGCGTTGCCGCGGAAACCGGGGGGGCAGGCGCATCGTCCGTGGACGGGGTCACAGGAGCCGCCGTTGACGCAGGCGCAGGTTTGATTGCAGCCGTCGCCGTAGAAACCGGGGGGGCACTCTTTGAATAAGAGAAGGGAATCGACGTTAACAGCGAGAAGAGGCTGCAGCCACGCTAGCggctcatcctctggggaccatgaatgtgtgcGCAAAAGCCCGTCAAAAGGAAGTCCGTCAAAGCATTGTTGAGATACGAGTCCTGAATCCTCGTCTCAAAGTTCCCCATTTGTTCCACAACGTAAAATATGTCAGTAAACGCCTCACTCATGAATTTGGAAGCTCTTACTAAAAAAGGACTACAGAGGTCGTGACACCGAACATGGAAGCTCCTCAAAGCCTCTCCTATAAACTCAAACTTTCCAGCCTGCTGATTCATCACTTTATATCATCTTATAATCGTAGTTTTTCTAATCGCAGTGTGGCTCAGTGAAGTCTTCTGACCGTGGCGTAGTTTGTTTATTGGCTAACCTTAACGTTAGCTTAacttcttattcttattttctgttATAATCCCGAGGGGCCCAGCGCGACGCTACCTTCCAGGCTGACCTATGAGAATACGTTCATACTTATACTTATACTGGTACCCTACTAGCAtgctaataaaaacaaatccatGTAAACATGGACTTCCTGCAGTGAGGACAAGAAAAAACAACCTGTTAGCAAAAGGCAAcgcacaacaaaacaaagaaactaaAGCAGCAACGGTCATTTTCACTGTTGGAGTACGAGTGTGTGAATGGTTATTTTAAAAGCTGTTAAATACGGTTGTCTAACGAGCCtattttataaagaaaatgaagttaattctattctattctacagTAAGACACAAACACTACAAACAAGAATGTGATCATAAGGAAGTAAAGACGCACTTTCATTGGGCCTTtagaataaatgtttatttcccaCTCTGATGTCCGCTATCACCAAAACACATGTTTTACTGGACATCCAAAATATCTCATCTCTCACTTTTCTGCCCACTTACATCCCCCAAACCAGATATATCgctcagtgtctcagtgtgttgCTTTCTTCAGCACTTTTCCTAAACATACAACCTCCACAGTTAGGAGGACGCTGAAGTTGGAGGTTGTAtccgtgtgtgtgcgtgacagCGCGGCTGCAGCTCTGTGTAAACAACATGTTTCTGCCTTTGACTCGCCAACAGATTCTCggtttgtgacctttgacccctgagGAGTATGATTAGAGCTGTTGGACACATTGTGCAAATGGCACCGGATGTTTAAATCTACATCAGGACAAACTACATGCCAGTGTGTCTGTTTCCGCTCCTGTTCTTCTATCTGTGTGAGGACCAATAACAGGAAATACAGGCTTAAAACCCTTGTTTTATGTTAACTGTCAGTTAGCAAGCTTGTTAGCTCAGCTGCTAATGTGACAATAAGTTATTCTAAGAGCTCCAGCTCTCCGTCCCCTCAGGGTTACAAACCGGCTCGCCGTCCACGGAGCAAATTTGCATGTCAAAGTTCACCACAGTTGAACTTGACGTGAAACATATCTGCAGATTGTCCTCACCCTGGTAAGTGCTCCCACTGAGGACGGCCGTTTCTCTGAAATTTAGTGATTTTGCTGCAAAGTCTCGtcattttaaatgctgctgtgagGGTCAAGGTGCGGGAATGTTAAgttatatcagtgtgtgtgtgtataactaTCTTTCTGAGAACCGTTTTAGGCTTAAAATTATTTTGGCCAGAAATCACAACTCACAGAGGAATCAAGACTTGATTTTAAAGTtcaggttagaattaggtttaggTCCGGATTAGGGTAAGGGCAATGGGAACGCATTATGTCGTATGTACAGAAGAGcaaaggtgtgtgtatgtgtgtgtgtgtgtgtgtgtgtgtgtgagaccagaTAAGGCTCCTGATCACCTTGGCTGCAGTTCGTTCCTCTCCATCCTGCGTCACAGACGCAGCCGTCTGCaacacagaggacacaaacatacatgaaaCACAGCAGATGCACATTGAGTCCAGACCAGATCTTTCACTTAACTAAAAGTAGAAATAACAAAAGTCCTAAATGACGAGAGAAGTAAGGCGATCCTGGTCAAAGACGGCACAAAAAAAGTagatcaaatgaaataaatgaatactgaAATGTTGTCTGGTTCTTCATCTCCACACTAACCGGCAGTGCAGACGCCGCGGGGGCCGCAGGCTGGCGGCCGACACACCAGAGAGTCGCAGGCGGCGCCCTGCCAGCCGTCCCGGCACCGGCAGCGTCCGTCCACGCAGTCGCCGTGTCCGCTGCAGTGAGGCGGCTGGCAGCGCCGCTCGTGAACGCAGAGGATGGTGGAGACGCGGCGGccacagcgccacctgctgtCTTCAACgctgggaggagggagagcaaaacacacaatcCAAAACCTGAATCAGATCAATCAGTCACATGAGAGAATAAGAAGGCTCTGTTCCTCGTGCATGGAGGACTAAAATGGCTCACCAGTGATCAGAGGGGTAACTGGCCAACGAACCATCAATCACGTAGGTGGAGGACCCGCCTCCGTCCAGATTAATGGCGTTGATGACTCCGTACTTCTTCAGAGCCTCAGCCATCTCCCACAGATTCATTCTGTACAGAGACACAACACAGCAGGACATGGAGCTCAGGCTGAAATGCACAAACTggagacaaacaacagaagaactACAGATTTCCATGAAATACGCTAaagacattcatgctccccagaggatgaaaccTACTTCAACCGCTCCAAGATGTCAAACGTTTTAACATTTGGATGTTGTTTTCTGGGGGCAACGGTTCTTTGCTTTAAGTTTTTCAGAGATGAATGGAGAACAAAGTTTTATCTcctgttattctttttttttttgtagcatcACCTGTAAATATCAACCACATCTACGCCAAGCTGTAAGGAGGACTGGGAAACACGTTTTTCAGAGAACTTTGGTAAATCTGAGTTGGATAAGACCTGAAGAGGCCTGACATCCTCCAGACATCATCAGTCAGAGTgattaaatgcacattttgtgGATACAAACCTTCAGCAAATCCTTCAGTGAACAACTCGGCAGTCACACAGTCATTGCTAGCTCCTTcccatgctaacaagctaacaggATACACAGCATACACTAAATGTCCTAAAATGGCCACCGTACAGAAGATGAACCCTTAACACGGCCGTTCCTCTGGTGCCACCACCAACACCCAGACAATGTCTTTACATTTTTCCCCCACTAGTGGCGAAGCTGATGTACAAGGAAGATTACAGTCAGAATAATCCAGTGTCGATAATCCAGTCCGCAGTCCTGAATTTTGGCAATTTGTTAACTACACgaacaacatgttttttcatgATCTACTCTTGTGGCCTGGTCTTGCAACAGTCCCATCCTTAATTATTTGAGTCAATACTGTGCTCACGTGGCACATATTCCTaaataaaactgtttatttgacttatGTGAGTCACAAAAAAACAGGGGGAAAGGTCGTGTTTCATCAGAGCAGGGCCGTATAAAATAAACCTGATGCGCTGATTGCATCTTAATCTCGTATTTTAACCCGTCAAAGCACTTGTGGACGTCCTCCGAGGTTTTATAAAACACCTGGACAAAGTACAGGCCGCCGTTTGCCACGAGGGCCATCCTGCGTTTGGCCTGATATTCAGCGGACATGTTCAGACACCGACACCGTTGATCCTCAGCGTTACTGCAGGGACAGAGTCGGATCAATACAATCGATCGGTGGAGAGATCTTAATGGGTTGAAGCGACGTTAGTTCATCTGGCTAACTAGCCCTTTCAGAGGTTAACATGCCTTTTAGTGCACCCCTATTTATCACTGTTCCTCTGCTCGGCCTCCACCAGCAGCTTTTACTGCTCCGCCCGCCCACGTCTCATGTTTTATCTTTAAAGATTTGAACAACACACTCACTGTGCCTTGTTGCTGCTtaagtttattcttatttcacCTTTCAGTTGCTCAActcttcatgttttcatgctATTTTCATACTAGTGGGACAAACCTGGTGAAATAAAGGCTAGACttctttaaaaaatgtctcACTGAAGGTGAAATATTCAAGATCATCCAAGAGGCCATTTGCAAACTAGCAAGTGAGGTAATGAAGTAATCACTGACATCCAAACAATAACTCACATCCATCTTATGAcggtgaacatgtgtgtgtgtgtgtgtgtagtaaaaTGCCACGTGTCACTgatctcacttcctgttttaacGGGCGGCTGCgtgttgttagcatgttcctgtcTTTattatggcgcttttccaccaGCACCTACTGGGCTCGACCTTTATGGTTTTCCACCAGGTGATGGTACCTGATACCAGGTACTATATTGTTgtgagtcgagctgaaaatatgacgtcaccagactgcaggccaccgattggccagagagtgacgtcactggatgagtcatgagagcgactcgttcacaagaatcaaacccgccgtttttaaaccgctggaaacagtttttattatttctgtggacgatgtaaacagatacacacaaaccaaacgctccatgtctttagttgtgtttgtgtttgtgccgcatacaaattacgccgCTGGAGTTTCGGACCGCGTTGCTATGGCGAtccccccactttgaggtggtacgctactgtaacCGAGGCAGGTCGAGGCGAGCAAAGctgaaactgtgtgatggaaaagcgccatatgTCACATCTGATGgaaaaacatgtctgattcctgtaTTTTCTGTCAGTTAGAGTTTCTACAGATTCTACAGATACGAAGCAtctgaagatcctccaagaaataACGTCACAATAAGCAAAAACACCAATGTAGACTCAGACGGAGCGTTGAGATTACAGAGCTCAAAGGGTTTAAACTGCTATCTGCACTCAGAAAGCAATCAGACAGGTTGGATAAGATCTCAGTTTCTGTTGCTGTCCTCTTTGGTGTGTATGAAAAATGTTCCCGGTGAGAGGCTGCTACGCTTTAGCTCTAGACACTGAGCCCAAAAagcctttgtgtgtctgcaggatgGACGTACGGCTTCTTCTGCATGTATAAAGATTAATCTAATCATGTCAAACAGAAGGTCTGAAATAAATCATCTTTGCTTGTTTGCGTCTCTATGTTTGGCTCAGCGGGGCTCCTGCGTGCAAAATGAAACCTGCATATTTAATTCCTACCAGGGGTGCTTTGTATTGACTCAAAGGCCTGTGAGTCACTTTATACTAATAGAATAAATTACCATGCTTTTCTCTCATTCGTCTTTGTCCGCGCTCTGTCTCCCCTCCACGGGGAGACCGGCGCTTTCCTCCACTTACTGGGctgtaaataagaaataatacaCCCATTTCATGTGGCTGAGTGGATGTTTAGAAGAGAACGGGAGGCGGTTTCTCCGGATGAAATCATCCAGTAAAGACGTCCGTCAGCTCTCACCCTCTCACTCCGGTCTGTCCGTCAAACTGATACAGGATCAGCCTGCCCTCGGCGTCGTGGCCCACCGCCGTCCTGGCCGACACCACGTCCACAAAAGTGCGAAACTGCCCTGCGAGAGAGCAGGAAGACGGGTTTTTGAGTTAAAGCCACgtaaatatatatcaaatacTTTGATTGGGGGCAGCAGGTGAAAACAAACTCGTCATCCTGTCCTGAAAGAGCCATAGGACGTCCATCATGAGGGAGCTTTACATTAACCGGATTGTGTTCTGTAGGAATACTGTGTTTTTGGGCATGCAAACATAGCCAGTGTCATTCAGAAACAATAAACCATaaacaaaagataaagaaacatatatatatatgtgtgtgtgtttttatataaatatgtttCCTCATTTAGACCTGGATCTAGCCAGCACTGACGGTCTACAGTTTTATACCACGGCAGTCAGCCCACACCAGGCTGGGGTCAAGTTTCAGCATTAAGTAAACAATGACAGATGAGTTCTGGTAAAGTTCATCCTCATATActttacaatgtgtgtgtgtgtgtgtgtgtgtgtgtgcgcagttAAGAAACCTGCGTGTGAACTTTGGTTGGTGCACACAGCTTCCCTGTTGTCACTGTTAATCAAATATGGCAGTGTTGTGTTTTGGTGGTGTGATGAAGTCGTGTTAGGTCACAGCCGTGTTTCTGTATTGTACAAACACGGCCCTGCAGCGCTCCCAGATACAGTTACACTTAATTACCGCTGAGCTGGAGCTGATCCAGCCTGGGATATTCTAGAAAGACGGACTGGCGGGTTACACAAACTCGCTCTGTTGAACTGAGATTCAAGGAAAGGCTTGATTACCTTTTTGGAAAGCTGTTGTTCCATAAATCCAGGTTTATTGACAATCTGTGTCTGTCGCTATGGCAACTTCTGCCCAGACACCAACCTGTTGTACAGTAACTTGATCTAACCCCTGGgtctccctctgttttcatttttcagattaAGTCTTCCCTCTCTTGTTAAAGggtaactttggtatttttaaactgcacctgatcacagtaggtccactaaaagagcttgtttgatccactgacaggctcagagtgttattctaagtgtgtgacagcatcatggaaaggatccctacagagagagacctggaagatccttttggtttaaccacaaacagccgttatatcgctctctgcacacacaccagactacattcactaaaacaaggattttacctcacaggacatgGGACTTGCTGGTCTATCGCTGTCTTGattaattagtttgtttgtgttattctgtgactCTGTTgtcttaaagggtcagtttggattcAACATAATAGTtgaataacacacaataacacaatcaaactaactgatcaaggcagcagtagacaagCAACTCCTGcgctctgtgaggtaaaattactccttttgtcaatggagtctggtggcaatgaagagagagagacttataacagctgtttgtggctAAACAAAatggatcttacaggtctatctctgtaagGAACCTTTCCATTGATTGGGTGCAGCTGCCCCGGGGGATTACATTACAGACATTACAACCTGTTCTTGGCTGACGCCTGACGCAGtctactggaccacttccaaaGCTTTACCAGTCGCTCCCGacccaaaatatgcaaatgattCATATGACTCATTGTCAAATCAACAAACTTTGCTGTCTGTCAGGAAGCTCTTTGGTGAGCGCGGCGCCGTCCGTACCCGTCTCCTGTGTTTTGTCACACTCGGCCGCCAGGCTCTGGTTGATATAAACCTCTCCGTTCCTCAGCAGCCACACCACGCCGCTGACCAGCTGGACGAACGGGTTGGACTGGTCCAAAACATCCTCCTGTGACAGATACCTGAGAGGAAGGGGCGGAGACAGAGAATCAGGACATCACACTTTCTCATCGTTTAATGTTTCTACAGCTATTCAGTGAAATACTGGCAGTCAGTATTTAGGTTTTGAGTGAAACATCTCCATGACTGTTGGATGGATAGTcgtgaaatttggtgcagacGTTCACGTTCCCCTCAGAGTTGTAATAACTTTACTGATCCAGACGGTTTGAGTGTtcatactttggtttatgaccaaatacctgcaacacacacacacacaaataatgtcAAATTAATGTTGTTTATATAGCCCAATATTACAAATCACACATGTGCCTCAAGGGACTTGAGCAGGATGCGACACCCTGTATcctaagaaagaaaaaatagacTTCCTTTCCCAAGACCGTCAGACGTGCAGTAGAtataccgtatttaccggactataagccACTACTTCCccacgctttgaaccctgcggcttatacaacgatgcggctaatctatagatttttcttcgctaACGTTTCAGTGACCGTTTCAGTGCACAGaaggaggatgaataaaaacattaattaattaatttctgttttgttcgatcagccgttttactgccgtgttacaggcaccgtctgtaaataaacatatacaaaatctttctgtgtaaatatctcatttcacaacgtatatatctgcggcttatagtctggtgcggctaatatatgtaaaaatatttttttcttttaaagttcAGTGGGTGCAGCTCATAttccgatgcgctctatagtccggtaaatacggtagaTACAGAACAGAGTGTctaagtgcagcctcacagagccgccaGCGTGTCTGCAGACGCTCAGTGTTGTTAAAACGACAATCAGAAAGACAGCAAGTACTCCCTTGAGTAGATTATGGGTAAAACATTTATCTTTATAGAACATCTTTTGCTGTAAAGCAGGATCGAGATTCTTATAACCATTTTAAAAAGACTCTGGCTGCAAgaaagagattttaaaaaagcatgcCTCTCAAAAACGACACAAATAATCACAATAAATATTCGCAATATTTAAGAAATTGTCACACAACGGACTTCCAGGTGTTTCCCTCCTCATTAAGCACCTAAAGCTGCATCGTTGTATGAAACCCGACCTGCCAACTGAGCCTGAGCAGGACCGACacagt
The nucleotide sequence above comes from Pempheris klunzingeri isolate RE-2024b chromosome 8, fPemKlu1.hap1, whole genome shotgun sequence. Encoded proteins:
- the nagpa gene encoding N-acetylglucosamine-1-phosphodiester alpha-N-acetylglucosaminidase, with protein sequence MAAESLKCPFVWLPLLWLCVRLPETENTRVSLDDDVLLPYAHGHGPSHSHRHVRDCQPVAHGNTTYESWTPSSHGGLLVAESTVFVSDVPGTSRWVYGHMTAVVDPLRTLSVLEPGGPGGCGMNQRASVEETAEAAGCLYAQNAGFFDTNSGACLGNVVSDGRMVRDGGGVQNAQFGIRRDGSLVFGYLSQEDVLDQSNPFVQLVSGVVWLLRNGEVYINQSLAAECDKTQETGQFRTFVDVVSARTAVGHDAEGRLILYQFDGQTGVRGMNLWEMAEALKKYGVINAINLDGGGSSTYVIDGSLASYPSDHCVEDSRWRCGRRVSTILCVHERRCQPPHCSGHGDCVDGRCRCRDGWQGAACDSLVCRPPACGPRGVCTADGCVCDAGWRGTNCSQECPPGFYGDGCNQTCACVNGGSCDPVHGRCACPPGFRGNACEQVCPLGFFGLNCAQECRCDDRCPCDPQTGSCNATLQGEANYTLHRAGHCLAKQMFTSWRRDEEAHRKQPHLTERTWLLTTLALASLLSVSLLAHLARACRGVVAAAAARFPERRDYSYVPLTDINGAASRAGADGGKEALGLEDSDSQDEIWSPSHSGKS